One Natranaerovirga hydrolytica genomic region harbors:
- a CDS encoding GNAT family N-acetyltransferase translates to MPMVLATDTDTTELMKMWQDIFGDSKSFTKYYYDVKAIDNEILLNKKEDIIISMIHLNPYNMLINHQNETVDYIVGVATKPEYEGQGYMKATMLESLYRLYNKGHSFTLLMPIDERIYTRFDFSFIYNRYEVYINNKELINYKCRSYEGKAIKIDAVDEMRTFFKHYMEQNYKTYVKRDHRLWQNIYCEIDSEKGEMVAFYNESNQMAGYIIYHNLEDICEVREMMYSDYNVLKHILTYISDTSIAEKIKINAHHLEINHFIPYGKDTKIVFKPYIMGRVIQVEKFLRLFNLPVAFKIRIIDPIIKENTGIYKCNQGLTEIERTNEKPDIEMTVDTLMEWLMGYTDLKTLYDLDKVKVYNIDSYNLLENKMIQNKMYFNEIV, encoded by the coding sequence ATGCCTATGGTATTGGCAACAGATACAGATACAACTGAGTTAATGAAAATGTGGCAAGATATATTTGGTGATTCAAAATCATTTACAAAGTACTATTATGATGTAAAAGCCATAGATAATGAAATATTATTAAATAAAAAAGAAGATATCATTATATCAATGATTCATCTTAATCCCTACAACATGTTAATCAATCATCAGAATGAAACTGTAGATTATATTGTAGGTGTAGCCACCAAGCCTGAATATGAAGGTCAAGGTTATATGAAAGCAACTATGTTAGAAAGTCTTTACCGATTATATAATAAAGGACATAGTTTCACTCTATTAATGCCAATTGATGAAAGAATATATACACGATTTGATTTTTCTTTTATTTATAATAGATATGAAGTCTATATTAACAATAAAGAACTTATTAATTATAAGTGCAGGTCTTATGAAGGAAAAGCAATAAAGATAGATGCTGTAGATGAAATGCGTACTTTTTTTAAACACTATATGGAACAAAATTATAAAACTTATGTTAAAAGGGATCATCGTCTATGGCAAAATATTTACTGTGAAATCGATTCTGAAAAGGGTGAAATGGTGGCATTTTATAATGAATCCAATCAAATGGCTGGATATATCATATACCATAATCTAGAAGACATATGTGAAGTAAGGGAAATGATGTATAGTGATTATAATGTTTTAAAACATATATTAACGTATATAAGTGATACTTCTATTGCAGAAAAGATAAAAATAAATGCACATCATTTAGAGATCAATCACTTTATACCTTACGGTAAAGATACGAAGATTGTTTTTAAACCTTATATTATGGGAAGGGTTATACAAGTAGAAAAGTTTCTAAGACTGTTTAACTTGCCAGTGGCATTTAAAATAAGAATTATTGATCCAATTATAAAAGAAAATACTGGTATTTATAAATGCAACCAAGGTCTCACTGAAATTGAACGAACAAATGAAAAACCGGATATAGAAATGACCGTTGATACTTTAATGGAATGGTTAATGGGATATACAGATTTAAAAACCCTTTATGATTTAGACAAAGTAAAGGTCTATAATATAGACAGTTACAATTTGCTAGAAAATAAAATGATACAAAATAAAATGTATTTTAATGAAATTGTATAG